The following nucleotide sequence is from Citrus sinensis cultivar Valencia sweet orange chromosome 6, DVS_A1.0, whole genome shotgun sequence.
TTGTCCAACCAACATCAAaccattttctctctcattttcCAGCCtattttcatcattaattCTATTCTCCCATGATCTCGTTGTATAAAGTATAAACGAGTCAATGCTTGTTGCTGTCATAGCATGCGTCCATTACCACATTGCAAACCTTGCGGGTCCCACATCATCgcaaaaattctaaaatcatGACCGCACAAAGTAAAAGAACGGAATAGTTGTATTACTGGACTTATTAGCTCCGCCCGCAGCGGATAACAAACGACATCACTTTCCGTTTACTCAACAAGTAACGTCGTTAACTTCACAACGGTCTTTGAATAAAAACCAAATGAGACACACAGCTTCAATTCAACTGCTGCTCTTTTTCCTTCAACTCACTACACATTACACAGCCAGagccaaaatcaaaatcaaaatcaaaatcatgaaGCTACACAAGCAATCAAGCATGACGCAAAGGCGGGACGAAGAAACCCTGTCGGGCCAAAACTCACCGTATTTGTCGAAAACCCCAAAACACCCTCGATCCCTCCCCAGATCCATCAACTACATCTTCAAGGAACAGCGCCTCTTATTCATCCTCGTCGGAATCCTAATCGGCTCCACATTCTTCATCCTCCAGCCCATCCTCTCTCGCCTCGGCCCACCACAAGAGCCCCACCCTTTCCACGCGCTAACAGCTAACCAGCAACGGCAGTCTTTTCAGTTCCATAGAACTAGTAGTTTTGGCGCCAAAACCGGGAGAGTCCCAGTCGGAATCGGACGGCGCAGATTGCGGCTTGTGGTCACCGGTGGGGCCGGGTTCGTTGGTAGCCATTTGGTTGATAAGTTGATTGATCGAGGCGATGAGGTCATCGTGATTGACAATTTCTTCACGGGGAGGAAAGATAATTTGGTTCATCATTTCAGGAACCCGAGGTTTGAGCTCATTCGACACGACGTCGTTGAGCCGATTTTGTTGGAGGTTGATCAGATCTATCACCTTGCTTGCCCCGCTTCCCCAGttcattataaatataatccCGTCAAGACCATTatatcctttttttcttagatttaaaatgtttttatttctgAATACTTGTTTGAATATTTGGGAATTGTGATCCTTTACtgttaaatttacaaaacaaatgtGATGGGAACACTTAATATGCTGGGACTTGCGAAGAGAGTTGGTGCTAAGTTCTTGCTTACGAGCACGAGTGAGGTTTATGGGGATCCACTTGAGCATCCACAGAAGGAGACTTATTGGGGAAATGTGAATCCAATAGGTGAACTTTTAGCTGCCACTGCTGTTGTTTAGCCGTGTTGTTTGTTCTAGTTGTTTTGTTTGCTTAGATTTTTGTTATGGGTATGCGCTTGTAGGTGAGAGGAGCTGCTATGATGAGGGAAAGCGTACTGCAGAAACTCTAACAATGGATTATCATAGAGGTGCAGGTGTTGAGGTGATTCCTTTATAGATCTGTCTAAATATTAGTGTTGTGTGATTCAAGATCTCTTTGGTACTCTTGCATACTACCTTTAGCTTTACATTCATGTCCTCTTCTAATTCCATgtgatttgaataaataattaggcTGATTGAATGAGTCTTATTATCTGTAATGGTGTCATCTTTGACTTGGTGCGAGTTtatgcatatatttttaacttttgcaTCAAAAGTAGTCCATTTACATAGCAAAGAATTCAATTTATGCATTGATTTCAGTGACAGAGTTGACTGTTCCAAGAAGATTTCTACTGCAAATGTTTGTCTAGAgctatatatattgataaaaacaTAGAAAAGCATACCTTGTCTGAAATGGTTTGCATTTTTTTCTCAGTTTGGTTATTGTGAGtgtcaatttaaaaatttttgtgcCAAATACAAGAGGGCATATCTGTTGTATCAACCCATGTTCGATAATTTTTTGCAGTCCATTAATGGAGAATATGTCTTCATTTACCTAAGACAAAAGCTAGATTTTGAGGGTGCTATACAATTTCTTCTAAAAGCTTTTAACATTGTTTTCGactagatttttcttttttttttttggctttttatgGCTCTTTTACAAGCAAATACATGATTCTTTAATCCATTCTCAAACGTTTTAGTAATGTATGAGTCCATatcagaataaatttttttattgaatattgGATAATTCTAGCTGCTTTTTCATAGGTTAAGTACCTGAATCCACCACATTCGTGTTGTTGGTTTTATACCTAAACCTACGCAGTCACATATGTGAATAGCATGCTTATGATGTGAGTTTGTCTTCCTGCATTTAGAATTATTATAACCATATGTGTCAAGCAAACCCCTGATCGTTTGTGAAGTACCGATTTAATGCAGAAAAATCGATGGAATTTGGTTGGCTTTAGTAGAATTATCACATCTTACTTATAACTGAGCTGCATATGTTGTTGGTTAGTTGTAGTTGTGTCAGTTCAACATGCTGgtcaaattgaaataaaatttggttGTAATGGAATTTATTCCCGATTTTTATCATGCAATGGCTGGCTGTCCCACTTCactatattttattgttactatCAACCAATGGAACTAATGGTGGATGTTGTTCTCAGGTGCGTATTGCTCGCATATTTAATACATATGGGCCTCGCATGTGTCTAGATGATGGACGTGTTGTCAGCAACTTCGTCGCCCAGGTTTAGCCTccattctattaattttttggctTTGAGTTGTAGCAGATAAATAATCTATGCAATGTGGACAGAGAACCTATCTTTTGATAAGGTTTTGAACTGGTTTATCTGTATAATGCAGGCCATTCGCAGACAACCAATGACTGTTTATGGTGATGGGAAACAAACACGAAGCTTCCAATATGTGTCTGACTTGGTACATTAGATTGTCATTGTATTTAGCTATAATGATACAATATGTTTTGCTGCTATGACTTGGTATGACATGTCACTACTGCGTAATTTGTTGGCTTTTCAACCTTTATCTTAGGGCTTCaacactttatttttttggaaggACATAGGAGGGAACTAAGTATAGGGGCAGGTGGCGGCAATTTATCCTTTAAACCCACAACGGTCAACTCTTGCTAAATGAAAAGAAGAGGGATGGAAAAAATAGGACCCCTTCTAGAgatatcatttattattttaccccttgttttatatatacagTTTCCACAAGGTAATTGTATAGGATCAAATTAACATGGCATGGTTTCTTTGCTTTCCTTGTATGATAAAATAGGGAGCAGGCTCTAGGCTCTCCCTTATGTCtctatgaaacaaaaaaaataaaaatggaaggATGAGCCgttcttcttttccttctccTTTCATTCCTTTGCCTCCCCTCTTACCAAAATAAAGTTGTGCTGGAAACATATGGAGGCAACGTATCCTGAATGTATGGCCCAAGAGATCTCTTAACACAATCAACTTACAGCCAATGGCATAAAAGTCACAATAAAGCTTTCAGTTAACAAAATTAAGGACCCTGAAATAGTTTGTTTGGCCTTAATTCCCAAAAAGAGAAAGGGTAGCTCCAATTATTGTTGTCTCTTGTTAGTAGTAAATGTAGACATGGTTGATCTGACTTCACACTGGTGCTGCTAGACTAACCTTCAATTAGCAGAAggttttttat
It contains:
- the LOC102615730 gene encoding UDP-glucuronic acid decarboxylase 1 produces the protein MKLHKQSSMTQRRDEETLSGQNSPYLSKTPKHPRSLPRSINYIFKEQRLLFILVGILIGSTFFILQPILSRLGPPQEPHPFHALTANQQRQSFQFHRTSSFGAKTGRVPVGIGRRRLRLVVTGGAGFVGSHLVDKLIDRGDEVIVIDNFFTGRKDNLVHHFRNPRFELIRHDVVEPILLEVDQIYHLACPASPVHYKYNPVKTIISNVMGTLNMLGLAKRVGAKFLLTSTSEVYGDPLEHPQKETYWGNVNPIGERSCYDEGKRTAETLTMDYHRGAGVEVRIARIFNTYGPRMCLDDGRVVSNFVAQAIRRQPMTVYGDGKQTRSFQYVSDLVDGLVALMEGEHVGPFNLGNPGEFTMLELAEIVKETIDSSATIEFRPNTADDPHMRKPDITKAKELLNWEPKVPLREGLPRMVSDFRNRILNEDEGKGN